In Altererythrobacter rubellus, the following are encoded in one genomic region:
- a CDS encoding ligase-associated DNA damage response DEXH box helicase has translation MSASDPPIQVPPEITVWFTGRGWCVRRHQAEMLAASDAGKHALLVADTGAGKTLAGFLPTLADFAPSRFADSAPHQGLHTLYVSPLKALAHDVQRNLLTPIEEIGLPIRVETRSGDTPSDRKKRQRVKPPHVLLTTPESLSLLLSYPDSFEMFEGLKRVVVDEVHAFATGKRGDLLVLSLSRLQAIAPDMQRVALSATVADPAGICGWLAPWGDVDSIQLVEGEQGAEPEVDILLPFEERVPWGGHAGRWAIPQLMEEIGRNKTTLVFTNTRFLAEFIFQLLWDVNEDNLPIGIHHGSLSVEARRKVEGAMARGELRALVCTASLDLGIDWGDIDCVVQMGAPKGSSRLLQRIGRANHRLDMPSRAILVPGNRFEFLEATAAKDAVDAGQRDGEDFRPGGLDVLAQHVMACACAGAFQEDALLGEVRSTLAYSWVTPEDWQRVLGFVENGGYALRAYDKFKRIVRDETGVWRLTHPEHAQRHRMNAGIIIDSEMLTVRFKNGRNLGRVEERFAATLSPGDTFFFAGLSLEVEQLKDMDVIVRAAKRSATIPSYGGARMPLTTHLSARVREMLVDRAGWARFPDDVREWLEVQDWRSEMPGPGMLLVESFPHHKKHYSVYYTFEGWNANQSLGMLITRRMEDRGLQPGGFVANDYSLAVWGLKPVADPAPLLSPDILEHEFVEWIQESHLLRRAFREVAVISGLVERQHPGKRKTGKQVTFSTDLIYDVLRKYEPDHLLLEAAWADARERMTDVGRLGDLLERSERELRHVELERVSPLAVPVMTMIGREAVPQGAIDEELLLEVETLAGEAMRLDADRGE, from the coding sequence ATGTCCGCAAGCGATCCGCCCATTCAGGTTCCGCCTGAGATCACAGTCTGGTTCACCGGGCGCGGTTGGTGCGTGCGGCGGCATCAGGCGGAAATGCTCGCAGCTTCGGATGCGGGCAAGCACGCGCTGCTGGTGGCGGATACCGGTGCAGGCAAGACGCTGGCAGGGTTTCTGCCAACACTGGCGGATTTTGCGCCCTCCCGGTTTGCGGACAGCGCGCCGCATCAAGGCCTGCACACACTCTATGTCTCTCCGCTCAAGGCGCTGGCGCATGATGTGCAGCGCAATTTGCTGACACCAATTGAAGAAATCGGGCTGCCGATCCGGGTCGAGACGCGCAGCGGCGATACACCGTCTGATCGAAAGAAACGCCAGCGAGTGAAGCCGCCGCACGTACTGCTGACCACGCCCGAAAGCCTCTCGCTCTTGCTGTCCTATCCCGATAGTTTCGAGATGTTCGAAGGATTGAAGCGTGTAGTGGTGGACGAGGTCCACGCATTTGCGACCGGCAAGCGCGGCGATCTGCTCGTGCTCTCGCTAAGCCGGTTGCAGGCTATTGCACCCGATATGCAACGGGTTGCGTTGTCCGCGACAGTCGCTGACCCTGCTGGGATTTGCGGGTGGCTCGCTCCGTGGGGCGATGTTGACTCCATCCAGCTGGTCGAAGGCGAACAGGGCGCCGAACCCGAGGTCGATATCCTCTTGCCGTTCGAAGAGCGCGTGCCGTGGGGCGGGCATGCCGGGCGCTGGGCGATTCCTCAGCTCATGGAGGAGATTGGGCGCAACAAGACAACTCTCGTCTTCACCAATACGCGCTTTCTGGCCGAATTCATCTTCCAGTTGTTGTGGGATGTGAACGAAGACAATCTGCCGATCGGCATCCATCATGGCAGTCTTTCGGTCGAAGCGCGGCGCAAGGTCGAAGGCGCGATGGCGCGCGGCGAGCTGCGCGCGCTGGTGTGCACTGCCAGTCTCGATTTGGGTATCGACTGGGGGGATATCGACTGCGTAGTTCAGATGGGCGCGCCCAAGGGTTCCTCGCGACTGTTGCAGCGGATTGGCCGCGCCAATCACCGCTTGGACATGCCCAGCCGTGCGATCCTGGTGCCGGGCAACCGCTTCGAATTCCTCGAAGCAACCGCAGCGAAAGATGCGGTTGATGCGGGTCAACGCGATGGTGAGGATTTCCGGCCCGGCGGGCTCGACGTGTTGGCGCAGCATGTGATGGCATGTGCCTGTGCGGGGGCTTTCCAAGAGGATGCGCTGCTTGGCGAAGTGCGCTCTACGCTCGCATACAGCTGGGTCACACCGGAAGATTGGCAGCGCGTACTCGGCTTTGTCGAGAATGGCGGCTACGCCTTGCGCGCTTATGACAAGTTCAAGCGGATCGTGCGCGACGAAACAGGCGTCTGGCGGCTGACCCATCCCGAGCATGCGCAGCGCCATCGCATGAATGCGGGCATCATTATCGACAGCGAGATGCTGACCGTGCGGTTCAAGAACGGGCGCAATCTAGGCCGCGTGGAGGAACGCTTTGCCGCCACGCTATCTCCCGGTGACACTTTTTTCTTCGCTGGCCTCAGCCTGGAGGTCGAACAGCTCAAGGATATGGACGTGATCGTGCGCGCGGCGAAAAGAAGCGCGACGATCCCGAGCTATGGCGGGGCGCGTATGCCGCTAACCACGCATTTGTCGGCGCGCGTGCGGGAAATGCTGGTCGACCGCGCGGGCTGGGCGCGGTTCCCAGATGACGTGCGCGAATGGCTGGAAGTGCAGGACTGGCGCAGCGAGATGCCCGGGCCGGGCATGCTTTTGGTTGAAAGCTTCCCGCATCACAAGAAGCACTACAGCGTCTATTACACCTTCGAGGGCTGGAACGCGAACCAGAGCCTCGGCATGCTCATCACGCGGAGGATGGAGGATCGCGGGTTGCAACCGGGCGGCTTCGTCGCGAACGATTATTCGCTGGCGGTGTGGGGCCTTAAGCCAGTTGCCGATCCAGCACCGCTATTGTCGCCCGACATCCTCGAGCATGAATTTGTTGAATGGATTCAGGAATCGCATCTGCTGCGCCGCGCCTTTCGCGAGGTCGCGGTGATCAGTGGGCTGGTTGAGCGCCAGCATCCCGGAAAACGCAAGACCGGTAAACAAGTCACCTTCTCAACCGACCTGATCTATGACGTGCTGCGCAAGTATGAGCCTGACCATCTGCTGCTGGAAGCCGCGTGGGCCGATGCGCGCGAGCGGATGACCGATGTCGGGCGTCTGGGCGATCTGCTCGAACGGTCAGAGCGCGAATTGCGCCATGTCGAATTGGAGCGAGTGAGCCCGCTCGCAGTCCCGGTAATGACGATGATCGGCCGCGAAGCCGTGCCTCAAGGCGCGATCGACGAGGAACTTTTGCTGGAGGTGGAAACGCTGGCGGGAGAAGCTATGCGAT